CCCACACACCCTGCTGGCCCCACATGGGTGGCACACTCTAGGTGACTAACTGGTCCTGCTGCTTGGCGGTGCCATGTTTCCTTTGGGTGCCTAATGTTTCACGCTATGCTGCTGTGCGAGAAAGGGCTCCCACTGCAGCTGTGGGCATACCGCGGCCTCTTCCAACTATACTATTTTCTTGCTGTAGTTTGCAGTGTTGTCATGGTGTGTGTCCTATAGTAAGGGTGCCCCAATCCCTGCCTCTGACGGTCATTACTGTTAGTGTGGCTTTCCTGTAGTTTTTACTTCTGACTGGTCCGTATCCATTTGAGGTGAGCCTGCATGTACTACACATGTGTGCTTGATGCCAGTGAAGGTCAGTTTTGggtcctttggagctggagttgcagaggCACATGTGGGCACTGGtactcaaacctgggtcttctgcaagagtagcaagtgctctgaatcgctgagccatctttccagtcccccaCCACCTTTTCCTTTTAGGGATTCTTTTTTGAACGCTGGAGACATAGATCAGTAGGTAAAGTGTttaagtttgatctccagaatacacacacacacgcatatatagacatatatatgtctgAGTATTGtggtacacatttgtaatcccagtgttgggaaAACGCTACTGATACAAGTTCAGGAAGGAGGGGCTCCCTAGGGCTCTCTGGTCAGTCAGCCTCACTGAACTGGTGAAATCCGGACCTGAGTGGCCTTTGGCCCTCAGTAGCAAGGTAGTGGCTCTGACTCTGGCTGCTCAGCCCCTTCACTGTTTACAGTTTCTAGATGTTTCCTGTTGCCTTGGTGTGCATCTCTCTATGATTTACCATCTGGGGGTCCCTTCGTTCACTGACCTCCCAGGCTGGGGGTGAGGGGGCTTCCGCCAACTTTGGGAAATCTTCACCAATGAGGCTGGGACGTTCCCTCAGGGACTCTGCAGATGCCCACTCTGGGTCTTGTTGCTGTTCTAGCTCCACTCTGCTGGGGAGCTCAGATGGCTGCACAGGCCACTGCTGCGTTCTCCTCCCACGGGCCCCAGTTTCCCCCACTACCCACCCAGTGCTTCACCCTAAGGACTACGCTTCTTGCTTCTTGGTTCTGAGACTCTTTTggttctccttctgtcttctgcttctttGATTACTCTTTCCATGGGTCTTGTGTTCATAATCACCTCACAATTGCTGTGGGGAGAATCGGCTCTTGTCATCCACTGACTGTCTTTTCCCAATCAGTTCAATGTCTTCCTGGTTCCTGCTGTGCTTTTCTTAGCAGTTTGGGTGTTAGGGATTCCAAGTCAGAGTTGAACCTTCTGTTGTGTGGCTTCTCCTAACTCCACACTAGAAGCCCAGACTTTCTATCTGGCACCCTGGCACTCTCAGGTAAAGGTGACAATCTAAGGCCCCCACAGATCACACAAAGCCAGGCTGGCACTGCTTGCTATGGTGAATGTCTGGGCCACCACAGGGCCTTCGAGTGAGTGGCTTCTTCTTTTTCAGAGTGGAGTCCACGTGCTCCTGCTCTTCCTGCGAAGTGGGGCCATTGGCTGCATGGCTTTGGCAGGATCACCCTTGCTGTTGCTTCTGGCTCTCCAGTGGCTCCTCTCTGGACATCTGTTGCTGCTTCATCTCCACAGACAGAAAATAAGGCAACAAGAAAAGCTGATGCTGTTGAAGGTTGATGCTGGGGGTCCTGGGATCCCTCGTTGGGCCCCTGTCCCCACTGTTCAAAGCTCCTGTGTTTATGTTATGTGCAGCACCCAGGCTCAGGGCAGGGTAGGGAGGAGTCTGAGTCATCCTCCCATGTGGAGACTCCAGAGTTACCACTCATTTGACAAAAGTCACAGCTGGCAGTGGGGGCAGGCTGAGGTCACGTTCCGCTCTGctaccaggcagagtgtgatgaTGGCCCTGCTTCTGGGTCATGCTCTGTGACATTCACTGTATTTCAGTTGCCTTGCACATATACTAATAGGAAATATCAATTCTGTACTGAGTCACAGAAAAGGCAGTATCTGCCTGCAGGCTTTGTTTCTACAAGGTACACCTGACCACACCCTCAGAGCCTCTGGCTGAATCAGGTGACCTCATCCTAAGCCCAGGCCTTCCACCTACTCCTGGGAGGTGGGACACAAACCCAAGATAACAGCCAGGAGGTTGGTCAGCAAAAAGCTCTCCTGAGTCTGGAAGGATACAGAGCTACGTCAGAGATGTTTGGTTACTAGCAAACCTAGGAATGTGTATTCACTTCAGTGTGTGCCTAGTTCGAATATCCTGGTGGCTGCAGGgtgctggacagaggggagggagagcgAGAGGGAGGCTGGTGGTCCATGGGGAGGGATGTCCCATATCCCCAGTGGCACAGTACATAGTGTGAGGAGGCACTTGGCTGCATCCCGTTCCTGGGCTGCCACACTTGCAGCTGCTCGCTGCCCCTCGGCACCCCTCCTGACAACCTCGACAGCTGTGGGCAGCTCCAGGTGCAGCTGTCCTGAGGCTTCTCCAGGGAGAGACAGGACCATGTTTTCTGTCAGCATCAATGGTGGGCAGGGCGCAGGGGAGAGATGGGGCCAGTTCAGGACTGCTCAGCCTTCTAGTCTCTGGTTGCTACTGAATACCACATCATGTATCAGGGTGCCCAACCCAGGCCCTAGTGGATACTGCCCATTGATCACAGACTGTAGTGAATAAAGAGACTCTTACCTGGGGGGAGCCCTGCCCTCAAAGGGGTTAAGGGCGAGTAGGGACAGGGCCTCAGAGTCATCAGCTAGGAGCTTACCCACCAGGTGAAGGATCCACTCGTTTTGTTCATAGGTCTGGAAGGACAATGTTTGTGAGGTTGGGTATGGGGACAGCCACTCCCCAGTAAGCTGGCACCTGCCGTGGTGTGGCTGTGACCCTGCACAGCTCTTCCTCTCCTGTGCTCCACAGCTCCACAGCCTGGCTAGAGTATGGCATGGCCAGCTCTAGCTGGCCAGCTCTAGTGGCAGGATTGGGTTCCTCTGAGGCCCAGTCTTCAATCTTCCAGGAACTGCCTGCTTCTAGCTCTTTCTGGGGGGTCTCCCCTGAGGGTCACTCACTCATGGCCCAGCCATGTTTTCTACCTGGCTACTTGGCCTAGCGTTAGGTGTGACCTTGAGAGGGATGAGGACAGAGACCTTGGATCCCACATGACCATAGCACTGGCCTGGGCCTCGGGAGACCTGAGTTATAGGCAGGAACCTTTTCCAGGCAGGTCTGGGTCAAGGCAGGGCCTGTTCAGTGACTTGGGTGGGATGCAACTCTAAGGAGAGGTCCCCCTCCTCTATGACCCTCTTGGTGGGAGTCTAAGCACCCTTTGCAAGAGCAGGCATGCAGGGCTTGTCTGTGAAGAAGCACATGCAGGTACCTGGAAAGCTGCGAACCACATGAGCCAGTCCAGGCGGTAGTGGTATGGAGAGATAAGGCACGGCCGCCTCCAGGGGTCTCCTGGTTTACACTTGAACTCATAGTCCTCCCACACTGCATCAGGCGCAGTGGCATTGGGGCTCGCTGTGCCCTGCAGGATTACCTCAGTCCGCTCTTTGGTGATACTAGGGGAGATGAAGGCAGCCAGTGAGTCCACAGGATCTACCCTCCCCCAAGTGGAGGGTGCTGCCTTGAGCTCATGCTTCCCAAAAGTGCGCTGGGATGGACAGAAGGGTAGAGCCCAGTGCCAGCCAGCATGCCTGGCCCATACCTTCCAAAGGCCCCGTAGGTGTTGACGATCCTGAGCGGGTTGAAGGAGGTGTTCATGACCTGCCTGGAGCTTAGTAGGTTGATAACCACGGGTACGCTGAGCCAGGCCACCAGGATGCCCAGGGAGATGTTGACCACTTGCCGCACCAAGCAGCCTAGCccgagggtgggggtggggggattgaTTCTCACCAGCCAGGCTCCTGATCCCAGGGCAAAGCTGCACTATCCCTTCAGAAAACCTTGGCTGTTATTTTGCCATTCCAGGCTCAAAAAGACCTACAGACATACTCAGCTGGCCGTGTAAGCTGCTGTCTCCCAACTCATGGGCTGGGGAAGCTGCCCTGAGCAGCGACCTGTTATGCTGGAGTTAAAAACATCTCCTGAAGCCAATGTGAAGAATGAAGTGTGACTGTCTAAGCAGGGGCCCCAGGAGTGGCTAAAGGGACAAGTGACCTTGGCCCTGGCCTGGTAAAGAACCCTAGATAGTAGACGCTCCCTCCGAGGGCCTGTGGTGCCcacccttctcttctgagtgctgggactggtGGGTACCCTTCCTACATATTCATGAGGCTTAGGCAGGAGGGTCACGGGCTGGCAgggatggtggggtggggtgcgGTGGGACGGGATGGGGAGGGAGCTGTATTGTTGGTTTACCTATTGTTGGCTTGGGCTGGACCCTTTGTGTATCTTTAAGCCTTTGCATCTCCAGGACTTGCTTCTTTAGGCCTCGGGGTCCTGAgggaaacaggaatcccagagcTGCGTCGTCGAAGCAGGCAAGGCTGGGCACGATGGTGAGCCAGTTCAGGAAGCTCAGGTTCCCACTGATGATGAGGATTACCTGTGGGTAACAGTGCAGACTCACACTGTGATATGCTTGGCACCCAGGGCTGTCTCCCTCTATGTATCTGTGCTGGCTGCCCATGCATCAGTAGCCCAGCAAATGCTCCAGAGGGGGTTCTgagcccttctctgtctctctcagctcTGATCCCAAGTCCTCTCTAAATGTGTAGGTCTCACTGAGACCCTAGGCGCAGAGCCTGTGGACGCAGAGCCCACACACAGGAATTGGCAAGTCCAGGAAAGGCTGTGGAGGTTTTGGCTTGGTCTATCCATGTGGCAGCCTGAGCAGCCTGGGCTCCCTGGgacataccacagggacatctctgGGACAAGGCAGGCCTAGTGGGAATGGCTTGAGATACAGACCTTGCCTGGAGGTGGTACATGAGAACCCCGAGGGACCCAGACttcacaaaaagcaaaacaagaataGGATACAACACAGTGACCTAGGGCTGAGACCTGGAGGACTTTGGCAGCCGGCCAGGAGTCACAAATGAGAGGGACAGAGACTGGGAAGCCTGGCTTCAGCTTAGACCTTTAAACAGACTGAATGGATATACTGATCACATGGTAAAATACAGCTGCGCTGCGTGCAGCTCAGTGGCTTCCAACGAGGCTCACACCATGTGGTTACGTTAGTCAGACACCCCCACTCTGAGACATCCTGTGGATCCTGACAGCAGTGAGCGCCCTTCACACTCTGATGATACTGGGCTCTCTCGAGCTTCACAGAATGGGAGCTACAGGGTGGATTCTGGGCCACTGTGGAGAGTTACCCCATAGGTGACATCTACCTCAGAGTCCTTGCTTGTGTTCCTGCAGTAGACAGGGCTTGCAATGAGCCATGAGGTGGGCCTATGGTGACCCTCTGACTACTTTCCAAGATGGCTGCCACAGGGCTTCACATTCCCACAAGTGTTGGAGGGAGAGGGCTGTAGGCTTTGGCTCAATACTATCAATATATGGTGCTGCCAACtgagctgcagcctcaggctGCTCACCTGCACTAATCAAGGCCCGGCTACTCACAGGTGTCTCATCTCTTTTGTTCCCTGAACACTTGGGTGCCTCATTATGGAGCATGAGTATCCCTTGTTGTCTAGGTATACCATGCTCACACGCTGCCCACCTTGTCATTGTGTGGTTGGAAGGTTTAAGATTATGCAGTTTACAACCATCTTTTCTTGAGGGCCAGTGAAAGAACCGGAGTGGTTCCaacctctctttctttttctagggcTCTGGATTGATTGGACCATGAAGTGTCACTTTCAGGCCAGGAGCTTCTGTGGTTTGTGCATTTATTGTTTTCCCCAACTAGGGGGAATTGAGGGAGCTCCAAGACTTGTTTCATGTGGACTGGATGCGTGTATAGCTGCATCTCGATGCTCTACCATCTCCTGGTCAGCCTCAGCTCTATtcttgagtgtttgtgtgtgtatgtggaggcctgTTGTGCCTACTCTCACACATTCATTTAAATGTGTTGCATTTAAAATGCCATCTATCCAAATGAAACGGAGTCCTGGAGTAGGGAGCATGAACAAGTTAGTCCCTAGAGTTCCTCAAGTTAGTGTTAACAGTATCAGATCACAGAcgctcaggaaatcatgaccacaaCCGGCTTGAAGAAGCAACACGGGTCCTGATCCAATTTCCAAAACCATCGAGAAAGACGTCATGTGGAAGAGCAGGGACAAGAGTTTCGATAGAGAACGAGGGAACTACACAGCTGGAGCGATGTGTGATGGGGAACGAGGGAAGGACACCCTTTCAAGGGACCAGAAGAAACTGTCAAGCAGCTAGGCACGGTGGTGCatatcccagaactcaggaagaggcacagaagggctgcaagttcaaagctagcctcagTTACACGAATAAGTCTATCttacagaaaaagcaaaaaaccaaaaccaaacaacaatgaaaaagtcCCCACAAAAAACAgtgagctgggtatggtggcacacgaaatctgtgagttcgaggtcagcctactctacatagtaagaccctgtcttttaaaaaaaaaaagtgagagatgCCCATCTAGTAACtgtaaagaacaaaatgaaacactCTTCAGACAGAACGTGATCTCTGTGTAAGCTTGGAGCTAACCAGTGCACAGTGCTAAAAAGGTgaaatgcatattaaaatttAGGTCTTTGGggcttggagaaatggctcattggtagagcacttgctgctcttggaaaggacccagcttctcccagcacccatgtcatgcGGCTTGAacctgcctgtgactccagctgcaggggatccgatgccctgtTCTGGACTCTGTAGCATCTACACTCACATGTGcgcaatcccccccccccccccaccttataCACATTATctaaaatagctttaaaaatttaagtctttaaaattctttacaaTAATAAAGACTGTATCATGACTGTGATCACTGAAAACAATGGGTATAGAAATTAGCCTGTGACACAGaactctgttttttgagacaggctctctaggcccaggttgtcctcaaactcccAAACTTCCTGTGTCCGCCTCCTGCAGgtgaggttacaggtgtgtgtgcttGGCTTACTTTGATATAATAGAATAAGCATCATGTGTGAGAGCCTGACTTGGCTGAGGTGGATCCAGCTAGCTGACGGAGCACTATTTTGGGGTGTCTGTGCAGGTCCAGAAGAGAAGCATTTGAAAACCAGCCAGAATGATGATGCTCTGCCCAATGCACTGGCCATCACCCAACCACAAGGGTCTGGAAAGAACAAGAGGCTCCAGGAGAGGCCCATCTCTTCTCCCACAGCTGGATGCCCACCTCTTCCTGCTCAGACCTGTGGGTGTCCCTTGTCTGTGGATAAAGACAGCACAAAGACAAATGCCTTCCATGGTTCTTGGTCCTTGAGTTTGGACAGGGACCAGACTACCAGCCTTCTTGGGTTCCCAGCTTGCAAGTGGCAGATCCTAAGACTTCCCATGATGCAACAGACTGGGTTTTTGCTCTCCTCTGATCTGTATGCCCTGTTGGCTTCTCCTCTGTGGACCAAATGTGTGAACTGTACTTACACCTGTGGCACACACTTCTGTGCCAGGACCCTCCCCACTTAGCTTTCAGGGGCATGTGGAGGCCCTTTATTCTCTTCCCAGTCATGGTTATTTTCATGGAAAGCAAGGGGTAGAACAGTGTTTCTCAGGCTCTCAGTGTCTGAAGATGCTGCTGAATGCTGCTGGAGGAAGGGCCTCAGGTGGTACCCAGTCACTACATGGTTACAGAGCATCCCATTGGGCTGCAGTCTTAGAACCTGTTGCCTTGAAAGCCATAGTCAGCACCTTCTTGAGGGACAGGTGGTTCACTGAACAGTTGGTGACTTTGAGTCCTCACTAGTCAATGCTATCCTTCCACCTGTAGCCACCTCAGGCAATTCAAATCTCTAGCTCCCGAGCAAGGAGGCTGCAACTCAACACTTTAAGCTGAGGCTCTGGCTGACCACTCTGCTGAGATGCCATGTCTACTTGCTGTAGACGTTTGTCTGCCTCTGGTGAGGCTCGGGTGATGTTCTACAGCCACGAGCTAAGGGGGAGGTCAATACTCCCGATGGGCAGACTCAGTGAGCTGAACTGCTGATGGCCCAGAACCCTGCATTGCGTGAGGCCTCCTCAGCTGCCTGACAGTCATGGTTGCATGCCCAGGGAGCTCTGACTGACATAaatcccacctcccaccccagagCTCATGGCCTTGTTGGTGGAGACCGCTGGTATGAAGCTATTTTCAAAACTCTCCCCACTCAGGTGGGAAATCCCAGAGAACCAAGGCCCACAGAGCACATTTTGAATGTACTTGTTGTGGAAAAGCCAAATAAGCAACTAAAGGAGGGAAGGGCTTGGCTCACGGTTCAAGGGTGTATGGTCCACCATGGAAGGAAAGGCACGGCAGTGGGAACTCAAGGAGCCTGGGCACATTATGCctgtggtcaggaagcagagagagacggATGCTGGCACTCagctccttttctccctctttctttttcatcccGTCTGGGACTCTAGGCTGTGGGATAGTGTGACCCATGTTCAGGGTGGTGGGGTCTTTCCTCCTCAATTAACTCtgaaacatcctcacagacacactcagaggcATATGTCTCTTGGAGCAGACTAGTCACCTAGAGCCAAGGTGACGATGCAGGTTAACCGTCACCAGGTGAAATTCTGTTTCTAATAAAGCACCGAGGAGAGCTTGTGACGACTGGCCCAGGTGGACAGATGGCGGCTGCGCTCAGGGGTCAGGCCTGCTCGGCCCACACAGAGTCCCCTCCCCACATGGCCTATTTGTTCAGTAAGGCTGGAATTCATCATGCAGCACGGCCCAAGTGCGCCAAAGGGACCTTATCTTTCTTGTTTTCCTCCTAACGTCACCTCAGTCTTCTCCTCTGAGGGAAATGAATCTCGTCC
The nucleotide sequence above comes from Arvicanthis niloticus isolate mArvNil1 chromosome 6, mArvNil1.pat.X, whole genome shotgun sequence. Encoded proteins:
- the Lmf1 gene encoding lipase maturation factor 1 isoform X4, whose amino-acid sequence is MQKKTSVRACLLCWGWESQLLETGFLGIFLCPLWTLSRLPKHTPTSQIVLWGFRWLIFRIMLGAGLIKVRGDKCWLDLTCMDFHYETQPVPNPMAYYLHRSPWWFHHFETLSNHFLELLVPFFLFLGRRMCIVHGVLQILFQVILIISGNLSFLNWLTIVPSLACFDDAALGFLFPSGPRGLKKQVLEMQRLKDTQRVQPKPTIGCLVRQVVNISLGILVAWLSVPVVINLLSSRQVMNTSFNPLRIVNTYGAFGSITKERTEVILQGTASPNATAPDAVWEDYEFKCKPGDPWRRPCLISPYHYRLDWLMWFAAFQTYEQNEWILHLVGKLLADDSEALSLLALNPFEGRAPPRWIRGEHYRYKFSLPGGQHAAQGKWWIRKRIGPYFPPLRLEDLKEYFKTREWPLPEPPSRHTLK